In one Lolium rigidum isolate FL_2022 chromosome 3, APGP_CSIRO_Lrig_0.1, whole genome shotgun sequence genomic region, the following are encoded:
- the LOC124697116 gene encoding protein DMP10-like, whose protein sequence is MASPASPVVIQMPSHTNGAGTPPIAPKDYGDFAATAPTPPGPTKATVTDKAMSSAANLAQLLPTGTVLAFQALAPSFTNHGKCEETPTNQWLTAALVIVLAASSLVFSFTDSVVGRDQKLYYGVATPRGFNVFNFSSEEEKQLWDPAEFRRLRIRPLDYMHAVFTALVFLAVAFSDVGLQNCFFPNAGRNTEELLKNLPLGMAFLSSFVFMVFPTKRKGIGYSDTASPKKVP, encoded by the coding sequence ATGGCATCTCCTGCGTCGCCCGTCGTCATCCAGATGCCTTCGCACACCAACGGCGCCGGGACGCCCCCCATCGCGCCCAAGGACTACGGCGACTTCGCCGCCACGGCACCCACACCTCCCGGACCTACTAAAGCCACCGTGACAGACAAGGCCATGTCAAGCGCCGCGAACCTCGCACAACTCCTGCCGACCGGCACCGTGCTCGCTTTCCAGGCGCTGGCTCCCTCCTTCACCAACCACGGCAAGTGCGAGGAGACCCCCACGAACCAGTGGCTCACCGCAGCTTTAGTCATTGTTCTCGCCGCCTCATCTCTCGTCTTCTCCTTCACGGACAGCGTCGTCGGCCGTGACCAGAAGCTCTACTATGGCGTCGCCACGCCGCGCGGCTTCAacgtcttcaacttctccagCGAGGAGGAGAAGCAGCTGTGGGATCCCGCCGAGTTCCGAAGGCTGCGCATCCGACCGCTGGACTACATGCACGCAGTCTTCACGGCCCTGGTTTTCCTCGCCGTGGCGTTCAGCGACGTGGGGCTGCAAAACTGCTTCTTTCCTAACGCCGGTAGGAATACCGAGGAGTTACTCAAGAACCTGCCACTGGGCATGGCGTTTTTATCGAGCTTCGTGTTCATGGTCTTCCCAACAAAAAGGAAGGGTATCGGCTACAGCGACACTGCCTCTCCGAAGAAGGTCCCTTAG